The following are encoded in a window of Roseivirga misakiensis genomic DNA:
- a CDS encoding ligand-binding sensor domain-containing protein gives MIQRIIGVTFLLLGLLTQSYGQVNTVEGIPFIQNYGPDTYLGGIQNWSIVQHQNGLLYVANNLGLLEYDGHSWRNYAVKNRTKVRSIHIADDGRIYVGSQRDFGYFSPDQRGQLSYTSLADSLSSSLRDFDETWKIYGMGDNVYFCTFSEIFIYNGSTIKAITSDFPLEISFLFEGVLLTQEWGKGLSKLSNSTLELLEGGAFFKDKRISNVFRYNDDQWLISTFSEGLFTYSNGVITPMKVSKSLDLSQLIVNYATRLSSGLIGLGTQNGGLIVINQSGELIYQFDQSSGLKDRTVNFIYEDLQGNLWLTLNNGISRVDLNSAFSRIDDRFSLSGSGYTALKSASGLFLGTNNGLYQFNSKTGKYNLVPGTSGQVYSIQEVKDRLFVGHHNGPMEIVNGRAKLLFPEKGSWVFKPLPSDPDILLQGTYLGINKFNTETNRFDKIPGFEESSRVMEFDGNDLWVTQGYKGAFRLSFSPDGNEIQNVKLYNSENGFPSDLLINVYKIDNQLIFTSDSGFYQFDAATDRFTSLKPLDELVGADASIVDMEADDKGNIYFIERNKLGVLKPKGNFSYELTTKTFNKVKNLWNDDLGNITVLDEENILIGAKEGFIHYSPKKDQLKQNNFNVLLREVKNEGVNDSILNYGHPFNQEIGTPSLFSYRQNSFQFSFAAPHFESDGQVAYQYKLENFQEEWSEWSATNFKEYTNLREGRYKFSVRAKNIFDQVTSETSYEFKINPPIHRTTFAYALYGVTAFILIFSGFKTVEVKHKRKTQAIEDSKNEEIQQRDSKIQDITKKSEDEIFRLRNEKLQTEVGLKSQALTSSAMHLIQKNQLLNQIKNTLKNINKEQEDKQLVKELGRIVRSIDKDLSTGTQWDQFQANFDQVHGNFITRLKEAYPGLTPQELRFSAYIRMNLSTKEIANLLNISVRGVEIGRYRVRKKLELKRENNLSDFILRF, from the coding sequence TTGATTCAAAGAATTATCGGTGTTACATTCCTTCTTTTAGGCTTACTTACTCAAAGTTACGGCCAGGTTAATACAGTTGAAGGCATCCCTTTCATTCAAAATTACGGACCAGACACTTACCTTGGTGGAATTCAAAATTGGTCTATCGTTCAACATCAGAACGGCTTACTTTATGTTGCCAATAATCTAGGCTTATTAGAATATGACGGCCATAGTTGGAGAAATTACGCGGTTAAAAACAGAACCAAAGTCAGGAGTATCCATATCGCTGATGATGGGAGAATTTATGTTGGTTCTCAAAGAGACTTTGGTTATTTCTCCCCTGACCAACGTGGGCAATTATCTTATACATCTCTAGCTGATTCGCTAAGCAGCTCCTTAAGAGACTTCGATGAAACTTGGAAGATTTACGGCATGGGTGACAATGTTTACTTCTGTACGTTCAGCGAGATCTTCATTTATAATGGCTCTACGATTAAGGCTATCACCTCTGATTTCCCTTTAGAAATCTCCTTTCTGTTTGAAGGTGTATTACTCACACAGGAATGGGGCAAAGGATTGTCCAAGTTATCTAACAGTACTCTTGAGCTATTGGAGGGTGGTGCATTTTTCAAGGATAAGCGTATTTCGAATGTCTTTCGTTACAATGACGATCAATGGCTTATCAGTACCTTTTCTGAAGGACTTTTTACCTACAGCAATGGTGTTATAACACCGATGAAGGTTTCGAAATCCTTAGACTTATCGCAGCTGATCGTAAATTATGCAACTAGGCTGAGTAGCGGTCTAATTGGGCTAGGTACACAAAATGGTGGCCTTATAGTAATTAATCAATCGGGTGAATTGATTTATCAGTTTGACCAGTCGAGCGGCTTAAAAGATAGAACAGTCAATTTCATTTATGAAGATTTACAAGGTAACCTTTGGCTCACTTTAAATAATGGAATTTCTAGAGTCGATTTAAACTCGGCTTTCAGCAGAATTGACGACCGATTTTCCTTAAGTGGTTCTGGCTATACTGCATTAAAAAGCGCTAGCGGCTTATTTTTAGGTACAAATAATGGTCTGTATCAGTTTAACTCGAAAACAGGAAAATACAATCTAGTACCCGGCACATCTGGTCAAGTATATTCAATTCAAGAAGTGAAAGACAGATTGTTTGTAGGACACCATAACGGACCAATGGAAATTGTAAACGGAAGAGCAAAACTTCTCTTTCCGGAAAAAGGTTCTTGGGTTTTCAAACCTCTTCCCTCCGACCCAGACATTCTACTACAAGGCACATATTTGGGCATCAATAAATTCAATACTGAAACGAATCGATTTGATAAAATTCCTGGGTTCGAAGAATCTTCAAGAGTGATGGAATTTGATGGAAATGACCTCTGGGTAACCCAGGGTTATAAGGGAGCCTTTAGGTTAAGCTTTTCGCCTGACGGAAATGAAATCCAAAACGTGAAGCTTTACAATAGTGAAAACGGGTTTCCTTCTGACCTGTTGATTAATGTTTATAAAATCGACAATCAACTCATATTTACTTCAGACAGTGGATTTTATCAATTTGACGCTGCTACGGATCGATTTACTAGCCTAAAACCACTTGATGAACTTGTGGGTGCAGATGCTTCGATCGTGGATATGGAAGCCGATGATAAGGGCAATATTTACTTTATTGAACGGAATAAACTCGGTGTATTAAAGCCTAAAGGTAATTTCAGCTACGAACTCACTACCAAGACTTTTAATAAAGTAAAGAACTTATGGAATGATGATTTGGGCAATATTACAGTTCTTGATGAGGAAAACATTCTAATCGGAGCGAAAGAAGGGTTTATCCATTACTCGCCCAAAAAGGATCAGCTTAAGCAGAATAACTTTAATGTATTGTTGAGAGAAGTAAAGAATGAGGGCGTAAATGACTCCATTCTTAATTATGGGCATCCCTTTAATCAAGAGATTGGCACCCCTTCGTTGTTTAGCTACAGGCAAAACTCATTTCAATTCTCTTTCGCCGCACCACACTTCGAAAGCGATGGACAAGTCGCTTATCAGTATAAATTAGAGAACTTTCAAGAAGAGTGGTCAGAATGGAGCGCAACAAACTTTAAAGAATATACCAACTTACGAGAAGGCCGATATAAGTTTTCGGTTAGGGCAAAAAACATCTTCGATCAGGTGACTTCTGAAACGAGTTATGAGTTTAAAATCAACCCTCCAATCCATCGAACTACTTTTGCTTATGCTCTTTATGGTGTAACTGCATTTATTCTAATTTTCAGCGGATTTAAAACGGTAGAGGTCAAGCATAAACGGAAAACGCAAGCCATAGAGGACTCAAAGAACGAAGAAATTCAGCAACGAGATTCCAAAATACAGGATATTACAAAGAAATCGGAAGACGAGATATTCAGGTTGAGAAACGAGAAACTTCAGACCGAAGTAGGCCTAAAAAGCCAAGCTCTGACCTCTTCGGCGATGCACTTAATCCAAAAGAATCAACTGCTAAACCAGATTAAGAACACACTCAAAAACATTAACAAAGAGCAGGAAGACAAACAGCTGGTCAAAGAATTAGGCAGAATTGTCAGATCTATTGACAAAGACCTTTCGACAGGTACGCAATGGGATCAATTTCAAGCCAATTTCGATCAAGTACACGGAAACTTTATTACTCGACTGAAGGAAGCATATCCTGGGTTAACTCCTCAAGAATTAAGGTTTAGTGCATACATCAGGATGAACTTGAGCACAAAGGAAATTGCCAACCTGCTCAATATCTCTGTGCGAGGTGTAGAAATTGGTCGCTATCGGGTGAGAAAGAAATTAGAACTGAAAAGAGAGAATAACCTCAGTGATTTTATTCTAAGGTTTTAG
- a CDS encoding LacI family DNA-binding transcriptional regulator: MAITIKDIATALKISPSTVSRALNDHPNISEETKKVVAEKAKEMKYQTNFIAAGLRTKKSNSIGILVPHITSSFFASAIDGIQKIVTDQGYFTIICQSNEIYHNEVDQIKSLLSCKVEGVILSISSETNDYEHLETLEAYDTPFVLFDRVAPGFDMPTVEANDFTGGFQAVEHLIKRGRKRIAHLGGPGLLGISKRRYEGYLEALKTYAYEVNEDFVVFTNPDETHEDIIEDMFKDPKNSPDALFTFSDELAVEAILKLKKMGLNVPRDVSVVGFGNSNLCEIVEPHLTSVTHEPIEMGEAAAELLFKVIQKRHIPPHLRNRKFDSRVIIRDSSR, translated from the coding sequence ATGGCAATTACTATTAAGGATATTGCGACTGCGCTAAAGATTTCCCCATCTACTGTTTCAAGGGCGCTGAATGATCACCCCAACATCAGCGAAGAGACGAAAAAGGTAGTTGCGGAGAAGGCGAAAGAGATGAAGTATCAAACAAACTTCATTGCAGCAGGCCTAAGAACCAAGAAATCGAATTCAATTGGGATTCTGGTTCCTCATATCACCAGTTCGTTCTTTGCGTCGGCCATTGATGGGATTCAAAAAATTGTGACCGATCAAGGGTACTTCACCATCATCTGCCAGTCTAATGAAATTTATCATAATGAAGTAGATCAGATCAAGTCTTTGCTTTCATGTAAAGTAGAAGGTGTGATTCTATCTATTTCTAGTGAAACAAACGATTACGAACATTTAGAGACTTTAGAAGCTTATGACACGCCATTTGTCCTGTTCGATCGTGTAGCACCAGGGTTTGACATGCCTACCGTGGAGGCCAACGACTTTACAGGTGGTTTTCAAGCAGTTGAGCATCTTATAAAAAGAGGTAGAAAAAGAATTGCACACTTGGGTGGACCAGGGCTTTTAGGAATTAGCAAGAGACGATACGAAGGATACTTAGAGGCTTTAAAAACATATGCTTATGAGGTGAATGAGGATTTTGTTGTCTTTACTAATCCAGATGAAACTCATGAGGATATCATAGAGGATATGTTCAAAGACCCTAAGAATTCTCCCGATGCATTATTCACATTCAGCGACGAATTGGCTGTGGAGGCGATTCTTAAACTGAAGAAAATGGGACTTAATGTACCGAGGGATGTGTCTGTGGTTGGGTTTGGAAATAGTAACCTTTGTGAAATTGTTGAGCCACACTTAACAAGTGTAACTCACGAGCCAATTGAAATGGGAGAGGCAGCTGCTGAATTGCTATTCAAAGTAATCCAGAAAAGACATATACCTCCTCATTTAAGAAATAGAAAGTTTGATTCTCGAGTCATCATCAGAGATTCATCAAGGTGA
- a CDS encoding (4Fe-4S)-binding protein, protein MEEPVIKEYSSEEVTVVWEPAKCIHSGICLRGLPKVFDLKSRPWVNINGSDAKSIVETVRECPSKALTIKGVRFKDTQTNETDVTLITGGPLIIKGGATIHHRKKTEQVDGTVSFCRCGRSQKFPYCDGSHAKPKDK, encoded by the coding sequence GTGGAAGAACCAGTGATTAAAGAATATTCTTCGGAAGAAGTGACAGTTGTTTGGGAGCCTGCTAAGTGCATCCATTCTGGTATTTGTTTGCGTGGTTTGCCTAAAGTATTCGATTTAAAGTCTAGACCATGGGTGAACATCAATGGGAGTGATGCTAAGTCTATTGTAGAAACAGTTCGTGAATGTCCCTCAAAAGCCTTAACTATTAAAGGCGTTCGTTTTAAGGATACTCAAACGAACGAAACAGATGTCACATTAATCACAGGTGGTCCCCTTATTATAAAAGGAGGAGCAACTATTCATCACAGAAAGAAGACAGAACAAGTAGATGGAACCGTCTCATTTTGTCGATGTGGTCGATCACAGAAATTTCCTTATTGCGACGGCTCACATGCTAAACCAAAAGACAAATAA
- a CDS encoding DUF922 domain-containing protein, translated as MHGFDLHMHIGSKLIFLFFFTLSVHQGIAQKTGFLKVDTTRYIVWSDERPLTWSDYRLLKSDTIDLGITALTAVTHSVRGGIEKGKPNFEVYVLFKKRRSWTTSRSDSLLFEHERLHFDLAELYGRKLRKQIAAMGSQNEKRLSAYRKKIKILLEEFKRKSALYDYETVHGEQQIKQAEWRNYVSYEMQRLHKYK; from the coding sequence ATGCATGGGTTTGATTTGCATATGCACATTGGCTCAAAGCTAATCTTCCTTTTCTTCTTCACATTATCAGTTCATCAAGGCATTGCCCAAAAAACCGGTTTCCTGAAAGTAGATACCACGAGGTACATCGTTTGGAGTGATGAAAGGCCGTTGACATGGTCTGATTATAGGCTTTTAAAGTCTGATACTATCGATTTGGGTATAACAGCACTTACGGCGGTTACACATTCGGTACGAGGAGGGATAGAAAAGGGGAAGCCTAATTTTGAGGTCTATGTGCTCTTTAAAAAGAGAAGATCTTGGACAACGAGTAGGAGCGATAGCCTCTTGTTTGAGCATGAAAGGTTGCACTTCGATTTAGCTGAATTATACGGCAGAAAATTGCGTAAACAGATTGCCGCCATGGGGAGCCAAAATGAGAAACGATTATCGGCTTACCGAAAGAAAATAAAAATATTGTTAGAGGAATTTAAGAGAAAATCTGCTTTGTATGATTACGAAACTGTTCATGGAGAGCAACAAATTAAACAAGCAGAATGGAGAAACTACGTCTCCTATGAAATGCAACGTTTGCATAAATATAAGTAA
- a CDS encoding DEAD/DEAH box helicase, whose amino-acid sequence MKFEEYRIADGIKASIAQLGYKKPTDIQYKSIPAILKGEDVLAIAQTGTGKTAAFAIPILHLLNERKSMKLRPDGVKCLVMAPTHELAQQIEGVFKKLGKNTRLNILCIHGGVDQAPQIKKLNKGVDILIATPGRMFDLESQGALKLGRVEVLVLDEADHMLDLGFIKDIRQLIHHLPKRRQTLFFSATIDEAIKKLAYSLVTNAIRIQISPKNPVAKNIEHAVAHVEMDHKRFFLENVINNEPDKKMLVFVRTKVRAERVKKALERVNLNAETIHSDKLQAEREKTMARFRNGENKILIATDISARGIDIPNVDYVINYDLPDSSENYVHRVGRTGRGREKGQAFSFCATEEKELLQEIEENLGQPIGRLSMSKGDYQMILDTTQDTTDDWKQLMQAAESSKSNRRKKKRK is encoded by the coding sequence ATGAAGTTTGAGGAGTACCGCATTGCAGATGGCATAAAAGCCAGTATCGCACAACTGGGATACAAAAAGCCAACAGACATTCAATACAAGTCTATTCCAGCTATTTTAAAAGGTGAGGATGTTCTGGCTATTGCGCAAACTGGTACTGGGAAAACTGCAGCCTTTGCTATTCCCATTCTTCATTTGCTCAATGAGCGAAAATCTATGAAGTTAAGGCCTGATGGTGTGAAGTGTTTGGTAATGGCTCCCACACACGAACTGGCTCAACAAATAGAAGGCGTTTTTAAAAAACTAGGGAAGAACACCCGATTGAATATACTCTGTATTCATGGAGGTGTGGATCAAGCGCCACAAATTAAAAAACTGAATAAGGGAGTAGATATTCTGATTGCCACTCCAGGCCGAATGTTTGATTTAGAGAGTCAAGGTGCGCTCAAACTTGGGCGTGTTGAAGTTTTGGTTCTTGACGAAGCTGATCATATGCTTGATCTTGGTTTCATAAAAGACATCAGACAGCTGATACATCATCTACCAAAACGAAGGCAAACCCTTTTCTTTTCTGCCACGATTGATGAAGCCATAAAAAAACTAGCCTACTCACTGGTGACCAACGCAATCAGAATTCAAATTTCTCCTAAAAACCCTGTTGCTAAAAATATTGAGCATGCGGTTGCCCATGTAGAAATGGATCATAAGCGCTTCTTTCTTGAAAACGTGATCAATAATGAACCCGACAAGAAGATGCTAGTTTTTGTGAGAACAAAAGTTCGGGCGGAACGAGTGAAAAAAGCATTAGAACGCGTAAACCTTAACGCCGAAACGATCCACAGTGATAAACTACAAGCCGAACGTGAAAAAACGATGGCAAGGTTTAGAAACGGAGAAAACAAGATATTGATCGCCACCGATATCAGTGCCAGGGGAATAGATATACCTAATGTGGACTATGTCATTAATTATGACTTACCTGATTCCTCAGAGAATTATGTCCACCGTGTAGGCCGTACTGGTCGAGGAAGAGAAAAAGGACAGGCGTTTTCATTCTGCGCAACTGAAGAAAAAGAATTGCTCCAAGAGATAGAAGAAAACTTAGGACAGCCCATCGGCCGACTTTCAATGTCTAAAGGCGATTATCAAATGATACTCGATACCACACAGGATACTACCGATGATTGGAAACAATTAATGCAAGCTGCCGAGTCTTCCAAAAGCAACCGACGTAAGAAGAAACGTAAGTAA
- a CDS encoding PadR family transcriptional regulator, with amino-acid sequence MKKTKLGEFEELVLMTVVVLQADAYGVEIKRELEDRLNETLSVGSIQSALKRMEEKGFLTSEFGEASQKRGGKRKRIYQATPHAHKVLQDMKDVRSQLWAAMPNIVTG; translated from the coding sequence ATGAAGAAAACGAAATTAGGTGAGTTTGAAGAGCTAGTACTGATGACGGTAGTGGTACTCCAAGCCGATGCTTATGGTGTAGAAATCAAGCGAGAATTAGAAGATCGTTTGAATGAAACACTCAGTGTTGGTTCCATTCAATCAGCTCTAAAACGTATGGAAGAAAAGGGATTCCTTACTTCTGAGTTTGGAGAAGCTAGCCAAAAAAGAGGTGGTAAAAGAAAAAGAATCTATCAAGCCACTCCTCACGCTCACAAGGTATTACAGGACATGAAAGATGTACGCTCTCAACTTTGGGCTGCTATGCCCAACATAGTTACAGGTTAA
- a CDS encoding ABC transporter permease, with the protein MQNRQNDIRPPQWSLLLLRLFVREHFLEEIEGDMEEVFMDDLDQYSIKKAKWKYVLGVFKLMRPSLTRLLSGSQKLNYLGMIQHNLLITLRGFKRHKTSFFINLIGLSTGLAASLLIFLWVNDERSVDTFHEKNDQLYWVFANFQLPNSITTWNYTSGLMGKSMKQDFPEVEEAVTIGNTGFFKPKGIVSNGESNFELDGLFASKNFFDILTYPLLIGNQENILEDNESIVLSESMAMAMFGNLESALGATVEWENQFFNKTFIISGIFQSPPKNATNQFDAVINYDLLVQTDQWAAEWNGGYAQNFLVLRKGTDIEEFNAKIENYMDDKINNDRFTLFVQPYAKNYLYGEYDNGVQVGGRIENVRLFTIIAIFILLIACINFMNLSTAQASKKMKEVGVKKAIGANKGSLIFQFLVESILLASLAVIVAIILVNVLLPQFNEITSKELEINIIDFILPLIGITLITGFLAGSYPAFYLSGFKPVAVLKGKISNLRGEEWIRKGLVITQFVLSIVFIIGVITINRQIEFTQSKDLGYNRENIVTFARKGQINENAQVMLAELQKIPGIESIANMAGDFLWGEDSGSGYSWDPSSKDDDNHLFKSPKIGYNIIETLGIEVIEGRSFSKEFMDDKTKVIINESAVKLMGIKEPIGTILDYGSGGTREIIGVVKDFQYGSMHQQIEPLLFRFREEGRNFVVKIQTGTEAATLQQIEDIYTQFHPKYDFNPTYLQDDYKALYSTESKVAILANYMAIIAILVSCLGLFGLAAFTAERRSKEIGIRKILGASHLVIMKILTGSFTKTVLISVLFALPLGYILANNWLNNFAYTIQLEWWIFALAGLTALLIAWITVSFQTFKAALVNPVECLRNE; encoded by the coding sequence ATGCAAAACCGTCAAAACGATATCCGTCCACCTCAATGGTCATTGCTATTGCTCAGACTATTCGTCAGAGAACATTTTCTGGAAGAAATAGAAGGCGATATGGAAGAGGTATTCATGGATGATCTGGATCAATACTCAATTAAAAAAGCTAAGTGGAAATATGTTTTAGGGGTTTTCAAACTCATGAGACCTTCCTTAACACGACTGCTTAGTGGAAGTCAAAAACTCAATTATCTCGGTATGATACAACATAACTTATTAATCACTTTAAGAGGTTTTAAGCGTCACAAAACCTCATTCTTTATCAATTTAATTGGTCTATCTACAGGTTTAGCCGCTTCATTGCTCATTTTTCTATGGGTAAATGATGAACGCTCTGTTGATACATTCCACGAAAAGAACGATCAACTTTATTGGGTCTTCGCCAATTTCCAACTACCCAATAGTATTACTACTTGGAATTATACATCCGGCCTAATGGGTAAAAGTATGAAACAAGACTTCCCAGAAGTAGAAGAAGCTGTAACTATTGGGAATACAGGTTTCTTTAAACCAAAAGGAATTGTTTCAAATGGCGAAAGCAATTTTGAACTAGACGGTCTTTTCGCAAGCAAAAACTTCTTTGATATATTAACCTATCCCCTGCTTATTGGTAATCAAGAAAACATACTGGAGGACAATGAATCCATTGTTTTGTCTGAATCAATGGCTATGGCCATGTTCGGCAATTTGGAAAGTGCCCTAGGAGCTACCGTGGAATGGGAGAATCAGTTCTTTAATAAAACCTTCATTATAAGTGGAATTTTCCAATCACCTCCAAAGAATGCTACGAATCAATTTGATGCCGTCATTAACTATGATTTACTAGTTCAAACCGACCAATGGGCGGCAGAATGGAATGGCGGTTATGCACAGAACTTTTTAGTACTTCGAAAGGGCACTGACATTGAGGAGTTCAATGCTAAAATTGAAAATTACATGGATGATAAAATAAACAATGACAGGTTTACTCTTTTTGTCCAGCCTTATGCTAAAAACTACCTCTATGGTGAATATGATAATGGTGTTCAGGTTGGAGGAAGAATCGAAAATGTTCGCCTATTCACTATTATCGCAATCTTTATCCTTTTAATTGCCTGTATTAATTTCATGAATCTTTCTACCGCTCAAGCTTCAAAAAAGATGAAGGAAGTTGGCGTAAAAAAAGCTATTGGAGCTAATAAAGGATCACTCATATTCCAGTTTCTCGTGGAGTCAATTTTACTTGCTTCGCTTGCAGTTATCGTAGCTATTATACTCGTAAATGTATTACTTCCTCAATTCAATGAGATTACATCTAAGGAACTTGAAATTAATATCATTGACTTTATTCTACCGTTGATTGGAATCACACTGATAACAGGATTCCTAGCAGGTAGCTATCCAGCATTTTACTTATCAGGTTTCAAGCCTGTAGCGGTTCTAAAAGGTAAGATCTCTAACCTGAGAGGAGAAGAATGGATTAGAAAAGGGCTCGTTATAACTCAATTCGTACTTTCGATAGTTTTCATCATTGGAGTGATTACTATAAACCGGCAAATAGAGTTTACCCAAAGTAAAGATCTAGGGTACAATCGTGAGAACATAGTGACTTTTGCAAGAAAAGGTCAAATCAATGAGAATGCCCAAGTTATGCTTGCGGAATTACAGAAAATCCCTGGTATTGAGAGTATTGCAAATATGGCAGGAGATTTTTTATGGGGTGAAGACAGTGGCAGTGGTTACTCTTGGGACCCGTCTAGTAAAGACGATGATAATCATCTTTTTAAGTCACCTAAAATTGGGTATAACATTATCGAAACTTTAGGAATAGAAGTCATCGAAGGAAGGTCCTTTTCAAAGGAGTTTATGGATGATAAAACAAAAGTAATTATCAATGAATCTGCCGTTAAACTTATGGGTATCAAAGAACCGATTGGTACAATACTCGATTATGGAAGCGGAGGTACAAGGGAAATAATCGGTGTAGTCAAAGACTTTCAGTATGGTTCAATGCACCAACAAATCGAACCACTTCTTTTTCGTTTTAGAGAAGAGGGGCGAAATTTTGTAGTCAAAATACAAACTGGTACAGAAGCAGCCACACTTCAACAAATAGAAGACATTTATACACAGTTTCATCCTAAATACGACTTTAACCCTACTTATTTACAAGATGATTATAAAGCCCTTTATAGTACGGAAAGCAAAGTTGCTATTCTGGCCAACTACATGGCCATTATCGCGATTTTAGTCTCCTGTCTGGGGCTATTTGGACTTGCCGCTTTTACTGCTGAACGAAGAAGCAAAGAGATTGGCATACGGAAGATCTTGGGAGCCAGTCATTTAGTTATCATGAAGATACTTACAGGTTCCTTTACTAAAACGGTCTTAATTTCTGTTCTTTTTGCTCTGCCTCTAGGCTACATTCTCGCTAATAACTGGCTTAATAATTTCGCCTATACTATACAATTGGAGTGGTGGATTTTTGCCCTTGCTGGACTAACAGCATTACTAATTGCTTGGATTACAGTAAGTTTTCAAACGTTCAAGGCTGCCTTGGTCAACCCTGTAGAATGTTTGAGGAATGAATAA